TGCCTATAATATTTATTTTAATTGAAACAATTAAAATAAATAACTTTAATTTCTTTTCAATATTCTCGGAATATCTTATAGAAACTTTTCAGCTAGTAGTATACACATGCATTTTATCAATAATACTTGCTGTAATTCCAGCCTGGATAATTACCTTTTACAAAATAAAGTACCAAAATATTTTTGAATTACTATTAATTCTTCCACTATCAATTCCAGGATATATTATGGCATTCACTTATTCAGATATATTAGGATTTAATGGTTATTTTGATATTTTTTTGCAGACTTATTTTAAACAAAAAATGAACCTAGATGTACTATCAATCGAGTGGCTTGCAGTATTCCTTGCACTTTCACTTTATCCATACGTCTATTTAACTACAAGAATTGTATTCAAAAAAATCAGCAACACATATCTTAATGTGTCTTTAAACTTAGGAGTATCTCAGTTTAAAACATTTTTCAAAATTACTCTACCATTATCAATATCAGCAATTTTGTCAGGTACACTTTTGGTTATGATGGAAGTTCTTAATGATTATGGAGCTGTTAATTATTTTGGAATTAAAACTTTTTCTGTAGGAATTTTTAAATATTGGTTTTCAATGGATGATAAAGCATCGGCTATTATTTTGTCATTTTTTTTATTAGTAATAGTAATTTTATTAATTATAGTTTCAAAAATTATTAAAAAAAATGATAACAAAATAAAACATCACATCAAAGAATCTCCAAACATTAATAAAAGAATCTTAGAAAATAAATTTTATAAAATCACAGTATATTATTTAATATCTATTCCAATATTTTTTGGACTAATTATCCCATTAACTTTCATTATAAACAATGTAAGAGTTAATTTTCATAAATACGAATGGCTAGAATTAGGTAATGTATTTTTAAACTCATTCTATGTAGCATTCATATCATCAATAATAATCACGATTACTGCATTTTTTATTCTGTGTGTAAAAAGATATACTAATAGCAAAAATATTAAAATAGCAACTAGTTTCTTAAGCACTGGATATGCAATTCCTGGAGCTATAATTGGACTGTCGGTTATGTTAATAATTCAGTATTTAAACCCAAATCTCAACTTTTTAATGGGAACAATAAGCCTTTTGATTTATGCATACATTTTTAGATTTATAGCGGTTGCAATCTTTCCTTTAGAATCAAGCTTCCAACAACAACCAATGAAATTTGACCAATTAGGGAAGACACTAAACCTCACTACTTTTGAAATCTTTAAAAAAATTAATTTTCCTTTAAGTAAATTTGCAATTATCTCTTCATTTTTACTTGTATTTATTGATGTATTTAAAGAATTACCATTAACATTAATCTTAAGACCTTTTAATTATGAAACGCTTGCAACACAAGCATATCAATATGCACATGAAGAAATGTTATCATACTCAAGTATTTAT
The sequence above is a segment of the Flavobacteriales bacterium TMED191 genome. Coding sequences within it:
- a CDS encoding iron ABC transporter permease, whose translation is MPIIFILIETIKINNFNFFSIFSEYLIETFQLVVYTCILSIILAVIPAWIITFYKIKYQNIFELLLILPLSIPGYIMAFTYSDILGFNGYFDIFLQTYFKQKMNLDVLSIEWLAVFLALSLYPYVYLTTRIVFKKISNTYLNVSLNLGVSQFKTFFKITLPLSISAILSGTLLVMMEVLNDYGAVNYFGIKTFSVGIFKYWFSMDDKASAIILSFFLLVIVILLIIVSKIIKKNDNKIKHHIKESPNINKRILENKFYKITVYYLISIPIFFGLIIPLTFIINNVRVNFHKYEWLELGNVFLNSFYVAFISSIIITITAFFILCVKRYTNSKNIKIATSFLSTGYAIPGAIIGLSVMLIIQYLNPNLNFLMGTISLLIYAYIFRFIAVAIFPLESSFQQQPMKFDQLGKTLNLTTFEIFKKINFPLSKFAIISSFLLVFIDVFKELPLTLILRPFNYETLATQAYQYAHEEMLSYSSIYSICIIIVCSIVIIISKKNLKSVKS